In the genome of Arachis hypogaea cultivar Tifrunner chromosome 9, arahy.Tifrunner.gnm2.J5K5, whole genome shotgun sequence, the window CAAATTTGTAACATTTAAAGTTATAAACATAACGGCTACTTTACAcagtttttactattttcaacAATTCATTGACAATTAGATTTAATAGagggtaaataaataattaattttaaaacataaatgtgaataaaaaaatactctatttggatataaaaaaatataaaaaataaaagtaataagaatagttcaaatttgaaaaatattttattttacaaactTATAATTTATAACGGCATGATTAACAAATtcttaaaatttatcaaaaatcatCTTTGATTTGTTTTTGGGTGACTAAATCATCTTTTGATTTATTAGCATCCAAAGAATTTTGATTTATTAGCATCCAAAGAATTATTACCAGTACttttaataacaaaatttataTAAAGTATAATTCTCAAAGATGGTGGCCTAGGAACTCAAATTTAGATTTTTCAGAACTTGAGATAATAAATACCCcatcaaaatatttattatgCACTTTATTTCACAAATTAAATAACATTTAATTGATAcaacattttaattatttttcgaaTTACATAATTCCATAGATTAGCTGGTGTCTTTATATTTTAATCATtctgttttaaatttataaatttgtagaaatttgatttttcaaaacttaaactaaaacacaataatttatgaatgttaattttaagttaattatttatttactctcTATGACTCcattaactttaaaacataaatactAGTAACTgttaaaaataatagaaactgTATAATAGCTAATGTGTTTACTCTGCTCAAATTCACTGGATGAAACAGTGACTGCGAAGTTAAGAtagaaaatgttttcaaattcatTTACCGGCTACAAATATGAGTGAGAAATAATACGTAAAATAatagttatattttatataaaatgataaatatataatttttttatttatttaaaaaaaatcctaatacaACCTTTTGATTTACCATGACTTTGAAAACCAAACCCTTGTAGGCTCAACAGGAATACTGCTCTTCTATAACGATGAACCACGCACCATTGCTAATGAGGTGCACAGTATTAAAGTGAAATCAATAATATGCTTCTATTTAAAATTAAACCAGCCATGAAATAAAATTACATGGAAGACCCTGCAAAAGCATATACAAAATCCTGATCTTCTAGCTCTCCAACGAAAGCAAACAAAAGAGAGCCAGAATAGAAGCAGACATGGAAGACATTGAGTAATCCCTATAACTTCTATACAAAACCAAACCCAAAATCTTATGTACTAAAATACAAAGGAATCACCAACAGATGAGAGCCTAAGGGAATGAGTTTCAATAACCAGTAAGCAACTGTTTAAGGCTATACACCTATCTCCTAAGCTATAATAATGTAATGATTTCCAACATAAGATTCATAGACAGCATCTCTATCCTCTACACATTTCTTTTGCCACCCCCTGAAAGCTGCAGAGTGCATTGGCTGAATGTATTATTATATTGACTGGCTCAGATGATACATATCCTCAGTTGTAGATTTTTACCGGCTTCTCAAATGCGTGCCGATTCTGCAAAATTGAGAACTAATCATTGGAAATGTCAAGAGACCTTCAAATAGAATTATATCCAGTGATGCATACTCTATGCATGATCTCAgatcattaattcaaagaatttGATTTCAGTAAATACGTTCTCTAATCTAATATCCAAATATATACTGGAACAATCAAGTTTCCAGGACAATGGTCAGGGGCATCCCGGCTGATGAAAGGAAAAGGTAGGGCAGATAAAGACACTGAAAACGGTTGTGAATGAAGATGCTTGCATTGAGAAAACCATACAAAAGGGCAAAAAAAAATTGCGCAATTTGAATATCTGAAAATCTTATAACATCTTAGTAAAAATTATTATAACCGAGTTCTAATGTGTTTAGGACCGTAGCAGAGAAAATTATAGGACAGGTCACGAAGGATGGTAACATTCAAATACCATTTTGAGATTATGGCGTTAAAGTAAGAGGAAATAGAGAACAAACTATATGTAACGTGAAATATATTCTTATGATTTAATGTAGTGTGATAAAATAAGCAAAACATCATCCCTGTTTATAATAATACTAAAACCCTAATCCTAATCAAATGaggaaaaaataatgaaataaaagaaaattaaataagaaaataaatcctAAAAGACCATCTAGGTAGAAAGATTTTAACAGGAGTAATTGACAACAATAACTTCAAACAAGGGAGGTGATTTATCACATTTCAAAATTCTGATTAGCTTTTATTCTCGTTGCAGGGAGATCTATCGTCATATCTAGGTTGTCTTAGTTCTGTTTAGTACCTGATACAAAAGCACAAAAGTGACGCTATACTTTAATCCATCGTTAACTCTTGATCATCGATACATCCATATCAGGCTTAAGACAGGTTACATATGCCACTTACAATGCCACACAGAGCATCACCAAAGAAAAGAATGAGTTGTTAGCTGAAAATACTATTTACCTGGTTGACAGCATAGGACTTTTTGGAGCATTGTCCGTGTGTTCCAGTCCAAGATATTGCTCCCAAGCGCCATAGATATCCCTTCTCTAAACATTCAAACAGTGTGCGGTAACTTGGAGTTAGAAATTGAACAATATGCCACAGTGAAATCCAGAACAAACTCAGACTTTACACAACCCAAAAGTAAAAGTAACATGAGAAAGAGAACACCAACAGACCTGAAACCGAGAGGAAACAACATCTGAATCTTGTAGGTATTCAGGACGACCGAGTGACAGAAATGCAAACTTCCACTGGAAAATAACACAATTTACATTATAACTGTACTCTCATCCAAACAGTAGCTGAAGCAGGAGTGGAATGAAAAGAACAACTAATTTTCCAGACACCCAAATAACAAGTAATGACTAATACAGCTCAATACCACATAGCAAATTTACTAGCCAAGCTTGAAAATGCCAAGAAACGGTATAAACTGAATTAATTGGGCTTATTAACCTTCGAAAACTCTTCATCTGGAACTTGCAACTTTTTCTGTATCCGCAATTTGACATCAGCTAAAGTCTCACCCTCATGTACAACCAAGAAAAAAGGGTCTCCAAAATTCTGAACTTGCTGTTAAATTCCCAAGCCGCCAGAAAAAATAGAAACACAAATCAGAAGGAAAGTAAAGTTTTAGATAGTAATATGACTTGATTTCTTTGAAAGGTGAAATATACTTGGATCAAAGCACTAAAATACAAAAAGTATACAGTAGACTTCATCTCACTACCTGATTTTGTGTCGTATCTTTCATGAAATGATAAACATGGATCAACGATCATTAGGGCAAGATTTTCTCTTCTTCAGGAATCTTAAAAGTATACAACAAATTACTTTGGACAATAAACTAAAACAAAGAGGAAAAAGTAacgaaaaattataaaatcatatcaCCATAAATTTAATCTTTAGTCTTTGTAGGATGAACAGTCAACTAGTATTattcaaaatatcaaatgaaAGTTGCATTTCAGATCATTAAAACTGGTTTAACAGGTCACTGGACTCATCAGTAGTATAAAAAATAAAGCAGTCTCTCTATCAAGTGTAGATCTTATATTTGATTGGTAATTATAAACTCATCACAATGCAGTAATCTTTACCTCCTCTGCTCTTAGTGTCCAATATTGGTCATTAATATTCTCAATCTTTTCACTGGGAGAGAAAATCTGTGAAAGGTAAAGTTAAAACATCTTTAGCAAGATAGCAATGggaataaaaatccaaaaataaataagaCAAGCACAGCGACGCATTAGAAACATAAATGCCTATACTATATACATCACAAGAGACATAACTGCCACAAGGACATTGTTATATATGTATAATGAAGCATCATTATCATTGAAAAAAGGAGAGATCAGCAAATGACATCTTATTTTCAGATCATCATAGATGGAGAGAACAAGTCAGTTTTAGGTGGCTACCTCACAAAGACTTTCTTGAACATTGTCATAACTAGACAATTGGGTCGTAAAGCTATCATCTCTCTTTCTATCACTATAACTTTAATACTTTATCATGTAAATTGCTTAAAAGAACTAATTTCAGTTAATAATGTAGCTATATAATTATTTGGGTGGTTGGGGGACTCTAGTGGCGTGACTTCAATAAAGGCAACATCGCCTCGATGCATTAGATTGAGTCTAATCAATCTGCTTTTTGCCATGTGACAAAAATACCAACTGAAGGAAATTTGTAACAATGCTAGGATTTGAATAAGGAAAACACAAACTACGCTCTTCAGCACCTTATATATCTTGTGATAGAAACTTCGAGCAGTCTAAGTTCTGCATTAGGATGAGATAAATCCACCTGCTTCAAAATACACAATTATTAtagaagaaatatatatatattaaaaaaaagcatTAAAACAGATTGTTGAATTAAGCACGCAATAAGGCATGCCAATGATTTCTTGTAGCCTGGAAAATCAGTATGACTTGGATTATGCATCACTTATAAATTCATACTTTACCTTTGATTTAAGATCATTAATTACATCTTCCACGTCACATTGCTTTGGTAATCTAATAGTATGAATTAACACCTGAGGAAGGATAACTCTCTTAGAAGAAGAATATTCAGCTTAACAAATTTACATAGTGAAACAGTTAATGAAATGACTAGCACTCACTTCATCCTTGGTAGCATGATGGAAAGCAATTTTGAGTGTTTTTAGACCTTGCAATTCTGGCAGAGGGATATCCAACACTTCATAATATAAAATATCGGAAGTCTAGAAATATAAATGTAACAAATTAATTTATGATATCAGAAAACAAAACAGATAGCAACTTTTGAAACCCTTAAAAGTTGCAAAAATTATATAGTCCTACATAATCTACTGAGGAAGATGTAAAATTGTGACTAATACCTGATTGTAGTGAACCAGCATGTCAGACAAATTTTCTACTCCCCGATACTTGATTGGCTGTGGTTTAGGTTGCTGAGAATAGCAGTTATGAGACGTCAGTCTGATTTTAGAAGGATCATCCAAACCAAGATGTTGAGCAACTCTTGTAACAACATCGTCATATGTATGCAGCTTTGACCTAAATGACCATCAAGCACATATCACTTGCCACATAAAGATACTTGCAGGTGGAGATATCAAAATCTTTACTTGGAAATAGTTATAATGGAACTAAGGTGGTTATCTAATGCTTTCACAATGACGGGAtctttaggtagatgcatttatcTACAATTTAGTTATGAtaacaagaagaaaaaaacaaaaaagaaggaaCAGAAAAGATTCCATGATTGTAGGAATAGCAGAAACTTACAATTCAAGACTGAACTCATCCTCTTTTGGTCTCTCCAAAGACCGGAAGCGTACAACCTGTAAAacgaaggaataaaataaaaggacTTGTTAGCAAATTATGCCTATGATGTCCTTAACGAGATCATTACACACAGATAGTCACAAAGATACAAAACTATAGGAATGTCATACCTGACGGTTATGCACATATTCCAGGAATGAAGGAACATCTGGATAACGAAATTGCTCAGCACTTCCAACTTTGGGGGTCTTCTGGTAGCAAATAATATCACCATCCTCAAGCTGGCCAAGGACAAAAAGGTAGAAGTCACAATTGTGTgtcaataaaatagaatattgttgactaaatcaaatcaaaatcagattccTAATTCCTTTCATGAATCTGTTATGTgaatagaattaattataaatcttttccttttttggcTTATTGTAGTGGTCACACCAAATATTGGAGGGGTGCTTCTGATTTGATGAACTTTTAAGTGCAGCAGGTGCCACTAAGAGTGCATTAGACTCCAAAGAAGTCTGTTCAGTCTTGCCTTTCCCCATCATCACAGCTCTACGAGTTTCCTCTCTTCTAACCTCAGCAAATACTTCTCCAATTGAGGGTAGGATTGCTCTTCCAATAATTCTGCTACGAACTTCATCTAGCTCCACGTTGAGGCCTACAAGAAACTGGAATATCCTCCCTTCTTCCACTGTTTGTTGGTGGTGTTTGGCATCAGCGGCTGAATTCCACTTATAGTTATTGAAGTAGTCAAGATCCTGCCACACCCGCTTCAATGTGTGGAAATATTTGGTGACATTGTCACTCCCTTGTTGAATTTCTCTAGCTTTTAGAGTAAGTTCATAAATCTGGGATTTACTCCCAAGATCAGAGTACATCTCCTTGACACTATCACCACTAACTAGTACCCATTGCTCAGATTTTAAATCTGATGGAGTAGGAGTAGTGTTCTCCTTTTGTTCAGGATTAATGACTGAGCAACTGTCAGCCATAGCTATAAATCAAAGGCACAGTGCAGAGATCCTGCTCTGATACCAAGTTAAAGTGTTTGAATATATTATTCTATCAAATGTACAGGGAATCATCCTCTTTATAGAGGAATtatagaaatagaaataactagaaaataggAAAGAAGGGAAAATACTagccaaaaataaagaaaagatttctaatcataaaatccctaaaattaaactaaaccaaaaaaggaaaagatttataattaattctatttacaTAAAAGATTCATAAAAAGAACTAggaatctgattttgatttgatctagtcAACAAATATAGTGTGGACATTACTGAAAACCCAAccaataacaataaataaataacaaatgatCATAGAAAGCATTGGGGGGAGAGAAAAAGACAGATTTATAAATGATACCTGATTAGCACGAAATGTAGATTTCTTGTCAACTAGCTCACACATGACTTGAGGTTCAAATTTTATTTCCTGAATGTGCATGTGAAGGGTAAGTACTCTTTTCCTCTCCGCTTCATGTTACAATCATGGTAAATGATGATATGTCAAATGCATATTGACTAACCTCAAAAAGTTCAATTTCCTCATCACGAGAAAATCCTGCCATTTCATTTAGTCTAGTCAATATATCCATAGGCCTTCCACTAGCCGACACATAAAACCTCCCTATATACCTGAGAAAACAAAAGATCTGCCATTTGTGAATTAAATGTATTTTCACCTAAAAAGTAATAGGAAGATCAAGTGCCATTTATATATTtagatgtatttgcactctaaaTAATAAGACAGTCAAGTACCGAAATTCCTTATTTGATGGGTCATAAAGTTTGAAGAATAGCAGCAAATCTTCTGTTGACTTCTCAGGAAGAGCGATAGGTCGGAAATCCTAATTGAATATGCAAATCATGAACAAAAAATCCATGTCCTTTAGAAGCTAGTAGGAAAAAGAACATAATCACGTGCAATTTTTTGATGGAACTGTATTACCAGGAACAAGGTTGAAAATATAAAGGAAAATAGTACCTGTCCTGTTTCCACTTCCAAAAATAACTTCAGCTCTGCACTATTTGCCTTATTGGACACTTCCCTTAACTGTCCAACCTGCAAGTGATAAGTAAAACAAAACAATTTGCAAATAGCACAATCAGCAATATCATCAtaacatatattaaaaaatttaaacatcttgttttttctcttttgtatagaaAAGAAACTTTAATTTCCACTCTAAATCTCACAATAACAGATAGTTATCATAATATATAGATCATGACTACCAGCATGCAATTTATGGCCAGTGGCACAAAGCAATTAAAAATGGGTGAAGTACTCACTGATTGGGCTTCTTCTTGAGGTGTCACAGGTCTATTTGGCCTATATGTGTGGTTTTGGCGTTTTGCCCACAACCAAAACCGTTGGTACTGGACAGATACACCCAACTCTTTGGCAACTTCCTCCTGGGAAAAGCTTCATTGTCAGAAGGACACGGAGAAAATATAAATAACTTTTATTTTCTCAGATATCATACAAATTAAATGACAGTCCCACTTGTCAAGGATCACCTAAGTGGACGACGACAATCACTATGAATTGAAAAAGCATGCATTCTATTAGCAAAGACGGGTACAACACTTAAAATGAGAATTTCTAATCAACTTAAGCAGCTTTTATTATCTTAAAATTCTAATTAACTGACTCACTAAACCActccacccaaaaaaaaaaaaaaaaaaccaacaaaacccctaatttagaggatattcattcagaaaacctgATAAGAGAAAGATCTTTCGAGACAAATTCATTCAACCAGTTTTGTCTGGTAAATCCACATATGGGAGTAGATCCCAGTACAATCCTCGAAAACCCAGATCCGGGTATCAGACACCTAAAGTGAAATATATGAGGAAAGGAAAAAATCCATGACAAATAAACTTCTTCCTGCCGCAATCCCAACAGAAAAAAGAAGCAAATGTCATTCAGGCATTACAAATCTAAGTCCAATATCCATAACTTACAACAGCACCATGTGTTGTTGCAAGACTGATCCACATGACTGAAAGATGATATCAAATGCCAAGTGAAAATAATCCATAATGGATGGTAAATTTTGCTAGATTCTCAAATGAAATATATAGAAGTATAAATTGCCAAACATATTAGAGCACTATGCAGATCAAATGATAAAACAGTAATCCATACCTTAAAAACGCTGAAGGGAATTTGTTTTTGAATACGGAAACTTCTCACTTTATCATGATCCACAAGATCAAAGAATATATCTTCTCCAATCTGTTCAAACAGATCAGCATCACGTGCAACCTGTGGCCAGCATCAATAACTTATCACTAAACAATCTCTTATGACTCACCCAACCTAGAAAGCATCTTATAAAAGAATATTGGAGTAGGAAGTGGCAACCTTTACAATGGTATACAAATGAGCCTCTGCCTTCTCCTTCCTcttcagctctttttcttcttgttctttctttaACCTCACCTAAAGTGTAAAGTTGAAAATAAAGCATTGCTACATCAAAATAcgaacagcaaaatcaaattaCACCAGTGAAACAAACATCTTACTCTAAGGTGTTCAGCAATGTCCTTCTCATCCACATTGCATATGATCTTATCTTTGTCACTCTCGCGTATGTAAACAAGCATATATGCATTTGAATACTTCGTAAATTTAAAGGGGGAGTTGTTGAAGCCAGGGTTGGTATGAGGTAACTGCaaacaacaaaaattaagaaatagaAAGATATTGTAACTGAGAAATAAAACATTGCGGGGAAAAAAAGTCTActcaaactaaaaagaaaaagaacattcATTTCAGACAAAAGTTGATATCAAACTATGGATGAAAGAAGTGCCAAAGCAAGATAATGGAATATTACTTCTTCTTCCCCACCATATTGTTCTTCCAATGCCCTTTTAGCCTCCTCTTTCGTAACACGCTCATCATCAAATTTAAACCTGAAAGAAGAGTCAGGCTAGTTTAAAATAGAGCACAAAAAGCTGGCATGAACAATACAGATACAGTTGAAAACAATTAAAAGTAATGAAACATCAATCATGTAGGCATCACTCCTCAATCAAAGTTAGAGATAAGACCAAAATTACATatcaaaaaagtaaataaattgcaACAAATAAGCCTTATTCTCCTTGATGAGTCAGCTATATGAGGCAAACAACGCCATCGATGCGGCTTTTCTTGGACCCTACATAATGTGGGATGCTTTGCACTAGGCTGCGCATTATATATGCTTAACTACATTTTTAAGAGTGGAGGAAAAAAGAAAGGCAAATCCATCAAACTACCAATCCCTCTTTTTCACAAAGGACTCGGTTGTTAACTTTTGCTTTCTTAGCGAAGTGCCTCTGCTGTAAATCTGTAATCATTTCTTCCACTGCATTAAATGTTTTTCCTATAACAGAAGTTTAAGGGGGATGAATTGGGAAAAAAATTATTGTGCCTGGATCAATGCATTGACTAGCTATGTCAACTGTTCAGAATCCACTAGCACTGTGGAACATCTATACAGAACCCAATATATTTTCTCGTTTCACGGGGAAAATTGGTTGGCAATCAGAAACCAAACCAGTTTTCACGGAAAATATAGTACAAAACAAAGAAACAGACTTAAGCATGTAACAGTTGATATAAAAATACTGAAAGAATTAAGTGCATACCACTGATCTGATAGAGTTGGCCTAATGTAAGCATAGTAGTGTCCGCCATGAACCCCACCACTGTGAACCAAAACACTGAAAACAAATAGTGGCACACACAATATCATAAGCAACTGGTTAATTAGATACCAAACCATATCAAATTAAAAGTAGTTTAAGATGAAGAGGAAAATAAAACACACAGATTTTGGTCAATAAGGTGGTGTACATAAATACATTATAAAATGAAACAATGAAgcaaaacataaaacattaaaggAGTTCAAGCAGTCAACCCCGTTACTGCTGTCCAGCCAAATTGgaccttttttttttatgaaatattgCACCAcactataacataaaaaaatcaataacagTCCACAAGAAATAGATTGATCTTTCACAAACTCGTTTCAACTTGGAAGATTTCATTGAATAGAATTTCCTATAATTAAGATCAATGGTCACAAAGTATCGAATACCTTTATTttatcaacaaaagaaaaaacattTCAAATACCTGTGAAGTGTATAAAGGTTGCGAACTCTTCTATCAGCTTCAGGAGACAAATACTTTCCATCGTCCCTATCAAGATCTAGTTGCAAGGGGAACTCATAACGGTCGTTGATCTGTTAATGGCCCATAAAGATGTCAAAAAGATGAAAAATGGAGAActtcacacacacacagagacagAGACACAGACAGAGACACAGacacagacacacacacacacacacacacagagagagagagagagagagagagcaaaatCCACAACTTATCATCtcaagaaccaaaaggaaaaactAAGATATAGCAGCGACCAACAAGATGTCTGCATAGATCGAGTCAGCTACACAGATAAAACTAGACCTAGTGTTCTATACTCTTTATAAACCATTTCAACCATCTGCTAGAGTAGGGTTACACAAGGTAGGATGTAAAAATTACACCGCAAGTGACAGCTGTCTTGCATAACATTTTACAAACATGTAACAAATCACCCAACTAGTTTTACATTGGATCTGCTGATCCTATAAACTCAGATGTACTCTATTCTTGATCATAATAATCAAGCCAAAATTTTGTCTCCCTCACTCTCAGTTTCTTCCAATGACAATCAAACAATTAAAATATAGACATTCTTTTACGGTTTCATCAATAGATCTTGAGGGCATAATTCACCAAATTTGGATCAAGAATTAAAGATAAGAGAGACAGAAAACTAATAGGAACTAAGACACAAAAAAGTTAACAAGTAAATGGTAATTTTGCTTACCTTGGTTTAATATGACACTGAAAACTAAACTGAAACATACAACTATATTACAAAGGAAGGAATATATCCTTGATTTTAGAGTTAATACTAACCTTTACCATAGTGTCTCGCATAAAATCATATTCAAATCGTTTTAATTGAAGTTGAAGAACAGGTGGAAAATCAATGAACAACACACCCTTCCTTGCCTCCTGAAAGAATAATCACAAGAATAATATTGAGAAATGCCAAAAAGTGACATATATGGAATACATCTAATATAATATTGAAAACAAGAGGGGAAAGT includes:
- the LOC112711433 gene encoding ubiquitin C-terminal hydrolase 13 isoform X3; this translates as MPPPPLEQEQQQEDEEMEVPNSDNPEGPLPMEVQAENVSTVDAPIVDDPQSGRFTWTIDNFSRLMRKVYSDSFQVGGYRWRILVFPKGNNVDHLSMYLDVVDSVLLPYGWSRYAQFSLTVVNQLHNKFSIRKETSHQFNARESDWGFTNFMPLSELLDPSRGYVVNDTCVVEADVAVRKVVDYWSHDSKKETGYVGLKNQGATCYMNSLLQTLYHIPYFRKAVYHMPTTENDMPSGSIPLALQSLFYKLQYSDSSVATKELTKSFGWDTYDAFMQHDVQELNRVLCEKLEDKMKGTVVEGTIQQLFEGHHMNYIECINVDYKSTRKESFYDLQLDVKGCRNVYDSFDKYVEVERLEGDNKYHAEKYGLQEARKGVLFIDFPPVLQLQLKRFEYDFMRDTMVKINDRYEFPLQLDLDRDDGKYLSPEADRRVRNLYTLHSVLVHSGGVHGGHYYAYIRPTLSDQWFKFDDERVTKEEAKRALEEQYGGEEELPHTNPGFNNSPFKFTKYSNAYMLVYIRESDKDKIICNVDEKDIAEHLRVRLKKEQEEKELKRKEKAEAHLYTIVKVARDADLFEQIGEDIFFDLVDHDKVRSFRIQKQIPFSVFKEEVAKELGVSVQYQRFWLWAKRQNHTYRPNRPVTPQEEAQSVGQLREVSNKANSAELKLFLEVETGQDFRPIALPEKSTEDLLLFFKLYDPSNKEFRYIGRFYVSASGRPMDILTRLNEMAGFSRDEEIELFEEIKFEPQVMCELVDKKSTFRANQLEDGDIICYQKTPKVGSAEQFRYPDVPSFLEYVHNRQVVRFRSLERPKEDEFSLELSKLHTYDDVVTRVAQHLGLDDPSKIRLTSHNCYSQQPKPQPIKYRGVENLSDMLVHYNQTSDILYYEVLDIPLPELQGLKTLKIAFHHATKDEVLIHTIRLPKQCDVEDVINDLKSKVDLSHPNAELRLLEVSITRYIRFSLPVKRLRILMTNIGH
- the LOC112711434 gene encoding ubiquitin C-terminal hydrolase 13-like isoform X2; its protein translation is MKDTTQNQQVQNFGDPFFLVVHEGETLADVKLRIQKKLQVPDEEFSKWKFAFLSLGRPEYLQDSDVVSSRFQRRDIYGAWEQYLGLEHTDNAPKSPMLSTRIGTHLRSR
- the LOC112711433 gene encoding ubiquitin C-terminal hydrolase 13 isoform X1, translated to MPPPPLEQQEQQQEDEEMEVPNSDNPEGPLPMEVQAENVSTVDAPIVDDPQSGRFTWTIDNFSRLMRKVYSDSFQVGGYRWRILVFPKGNNVDHLSMYLDVVDSVLLPYGWSRYAQFSLTVVNQLHNKFSIRKETSHQFNARESDWGFTNFMPLSELLDPSRGYVVNDTCVVEADVAVRKVVDYWSHDSKKETGYVGLKNQGATCYMNSLLQTLYHIPYFRKAVYHMPTTENDMPSGSIPLALQSLFYKLQYSDSSVATKELTKSFGWDTYDAFMQHDVQELNRVLCEKLEDKMKGTVVEGTIQQLFEGHHMNYIECINVDYKSTRKESFYDLQLDVKGCRNVYDSFDKYVEVERLEGDNKYHAEKYGLQEARKGVLFIDFPPVLQLQLKRFEYDFMRDTMVKINDRYEFPLQLDLDRDDGKYLSPEADRRVRNLYTLHSVLVHSGGVHGGHYYAYIRPTLSDQWFKFDDERVTKEEAKRALEEQYGGEEELPHTNPGFNNSPFKFTKYSNAYMLVYIRESDKDKIICNVDEKDIAEHLRVRLKKEQEEKELKRKEKAEAHLYTIVKVARDADLFEQIGEDIFFDLVDHDKVRSFRIQKQIPFSVFKEEVAKELGVSVQYQRFWLWAKRQNHTYRPNRPVTPQEEAQSVGQLREVSNKANSAELKLFLEVETGQDFRPIALPEKSTEDLLLFFKLYDPSNKEFRYIGRFYVSASGRPMDILTRLNEMAGFSRDEEIELFEEIKFEPQVMCELVDKKSTFRANQLEDGDIICYQKTPKVGSAEQFRYPDVPSFLEYVHNRQVVRFRSLERPKEDEFSLELSKLHTYDDVVTRVAQHLGLDDPSKIRLTSHNCYSQQPKPQPIKYRGVENLSDMLVHYNQTSDILYYEVLDIPLPELQGLKTLKIAFHHATKDEVLIHTIRLPKQCDVEDVINDLKSKQVDLSHPNAELRLLEVSITRYIRFSLPVKRLRILMTNIGH
- the LOC112711433 gene encoding ubiquitin C-terminal hydrolase 13 isoform X2 → MPPPPLEQQEQQQEDEEMEVPNSDNPEGPLPMEVQAENVSTVDAPIVDDPQSGRFTWTIDNFSRLMRKVYSDSFQVGGYRWRILVFPKGNNVDHLSMYLDVVDSVLLPYGWSRYAQFSLTVVNQLHNKFSIRKETSHQFNARESDWGFTNFMPLSELLDPSRGYVVNDTCVVEADVAVRKVVDYWSHDSKKETGYVGLKNQGATCYMNSLLQTLYHIPYFRKAVYHMPTTENDMPSGSIPLALQSLFYKLQYSDSSVATKELTKSFGWDTYDAFMQHDVQELNRVLCEKLEDKMKGTVVEGTIQQLFEGHHMNYIECINVDYKSTRKESFYDLQLDVKGCRNVYDSFDKYVEVERLEGDNKYHAEKYGLQEARKGVLFIDFPPVLQLQLKRFEYDFMRDTMVKINDRYEFPLQLDLDRDDGKYLSPEADRRVRNLYTLHSVLVHSGGVHGGHYYAYIRPTLSDQWFKFDDERVTKEEAKRALEEQYGGEEELPHTNPGFNNSPFKFTKYSNAYMLVYIRESDKDKIICNVDEKDIAEHLRVRLKKEQEEKELKRKEKAEAHLYTIVKVARDADLFEQIGEDIFFDLVDHDKVRSFRIQKQIPFSVFKEEVAKELGVSVQYQRFWLWAKRQNHTYRPNRPVTPQEEAQSVGQLREVSNKANSAELKLFLEVETGQDFRPIALPEKSTEDLLLFFKLYDPSNKEFRYIGRFYVSASGRPMDILTRLNEMAGFSRDEEIELFEEIKFEPQVMCELVDKKSTFRANQLEDGDIICYQKTPKVGSAEQFRYPDVPSFLEYVHNRQVVRFRSLERPKEDEFSLELSKLHTYDDVVTRVAQHLGLDDPSKIRLTSHNCYSQQPKPQPIKYRGVENLSDMLVHYNQTSDILYYEVLDIPLPELQGLKTLKIAFHHATKDEVLIHTIRLPKQCDVEDVINDLKSKVDLSHPNAELRLLEVSITRYIRFSLPVKRLRILMTNIGH
- the LOC112711434 gene encoding ubiquitin C-terminal hydrolase 13-like isoform X1; the encoded protein is MKDTTQNQQVQNFGDPFFLVVHEGETLADVKLRIQKKLQVPDEEFSKWKFAFLSLGRPEYLQDSDVVSSRFQRRDIYGAWEQYLGLEHTDNAPKSPMLSTSSQFCRIGTHLRSR